The following proteins come from a genomic window of Gimesia chilikensis:
- a CDS encoding peroxiredoxin, translated as MTAQVMQPAPDFALQGYDRTSDSFKDYKLEDFKGKWVCLFFYPLDFTFVCPTELVAFNEALGKFEERNCQVLTASTDSKYSHKGWCDADPQLADLKYPMLADGTHKLSSDYGVLKEELGISLRGIFLIDPEGVCQWLAIHPLSVGRNVDEVLRVLDALQTGENVPCNWKKGEKTL; from the coding sequence ATGACAGCTCAAGTAATGCAGCCCGCTCCCGATTTCGCACTGCAGGGTTACGATCGCACCTCCGATTCTTTCAAGGATTACAAACTGGAAGATTTCAAAGGCAAATGGGTTTGCCTGTTCTTCTATCCCCTGGACTTCACGTTCGTCTGCCCGACTGAGTTGGTTGCATTCAACGAAGCCCTCGGCAAGTTCGAAGAACGGAACTGCCAGGTGCTGACCGCCAGCACCGACAGTAAGTACTCCCACAAAGGCTGGTGCGACGCTGATCCCCAGCTGGCCGACCTCAAGTACCCCATGCTCGCTGACGGAACTCACAAGCTCTCCAGCGACTACGGCGTTCTGAAAGAAGAACTCGGTATCTCACTGCGTGGTATCTTCCTGATCGATCCGGAAGGCGTCTGCCAGTGGCTGGCCATCCACCCGCTGAGCGTTGGACGTAACGTCGACGAAGTACTGCGTGTACTCGACGCACTCCAGACAGGCGAAAACGTTCCCTGTAACTGGAAGAAAGGCGAAAAGACTCTCTAA
- a CDS encoding YncE family protein, with translation MQWNLQQILKLSAYCLTAVCLTLGSSHLIADEKGDKKGDDKKAAEKKEEPKKEAPKKEEPKKEEKKEAPKKEEPKKEEPKKEEPKKEEPEKPAVTVKTLVTNLESPSGIAIQEGTGHVFVASRYGVYRYDPKGKTVDLEIDAYPTDVYGKGPKYNIGPLGLTFMSKDMLVVGDGSRPDGEELVRIYKVGDKPLAKWVKEDTAAQTLGPIKAGDKSAKGEGNFYGVAFGDGAIFVTCNGDDTKGWVAKSVVKDGKAGPLEPSIETKTATNVDAPAPITFTLDGKELVVGQMGEVNVAGDSLLTFYDPKTGKLTKSLKTGLSDIAGLAYSPKTKKLYATDFSWVDAAKGGLFELKIEGDKVTAEQIVTLDKPAAIAFDKEGNLYLSTFGTQGKDPEKSPGSLSVIKAGL, from the coding sequence ATGCAGTGGAATTTACAACAAATCTTGAAACTCAGCGCGTACTGCCTGACCGCAGTCTGCCTGACACTTGGAAGTTCTCATCTGATCGCCGATGAAAAAGGTGATAAGAAAGGCGACGACAAAAAAGCCGCCGAGAAGAAAGAAGAGCCCAAGAAAGAGGCTCCTAAAAAAGAAGAGCCCAAAAAGGAAGAGAAAAAAGAAGCTCCCAAGAAGGAAGAACCCAAAAAGGAAGAGCCTAAGAAAGAGGAGCCCAAAAAAGAAGAACCTGAAAAGCCGGCCGTGACCGTCAAAACCCTGGTCACCAACCTGGAAAGCCCCAGCGGGATCGCCATCCAGGAAGGCACCGGACACGTCTTCGTTGCCAGCCGTTACGGTGTTTACCGTTACGACCCCAAAGGCAAAACCGTCGATCTCGAAATCGACGCTTACCCGACCGATGTCTACGGCAAAGGTCCCAAGTACAACATCGGACCCCTGGGCCTGACCTTCATGAGCAAGGACATGCTGGTCGTCGGTGACGGCAGCCGTCCCGATGGTGAAGAACTGGTTCGCATCTACAAAGTCGGTGACAAGCCACTGGCCAAGTGGGTCAAAGAAGACACCGCTGCCCAGACTCTGGGACCGATCAAAGCCGGCGACAAGTCTGCCAAAGGCGAAGGTAACTTCTACGGCGTCGCTTTCGGCGACGGTGCGATCTTCGTTACCTGTAACGGCGACGACACCAAAGGCTGGGTCGCCAAGTCGGTTGTCAAAGACGGCAAAGCCGGTCCGCTGGAACCCAGCATCGAAACCAAAACCGCAACCAACGTTGATGCTCCCGCACCGATCACCTTTACCCTCGACGGCAAAGAACTGGTCGTCGGTCAGATGGGTGAAGTCAACGTCGCCGGCGATTCGCTGCTGACCTTCTACGATCCCAAAACCGGTAAGCTGACCAAGAGCCTGAAGACCGGCCTGAGCGACATCGCCGGCCTGGCTTACAGCCCCAAAACCAAGAAACTGTACGCCACCGATTTCTCCTGGGTCGACGCTGCCAAAGGCGGTCTGTTCGAACTGAAAATCGAAGGCGACAAAGTGACTGCCGAGCAGATTGTCACTCTCGACAAGCCCGCAGCCATCGCCTTTGACAAGGAAGGCAACCTGTATCTGAGCACCTTTGGAACTCAGGGAAAAGATCCGGAAAAATCTCCCGGTTCACTTTCCGTCATCAAAGCTGGTCTCTAA
- a CDS encoding cytochrome-c peroxidase, with translation MALEKQRKFVRTLIAGGAAALLIHVGTVAAQAEDFVIEVPAGLPPVPFPADNPPTPEKIALGKQLYFDKRLSRDNTISCASCHDPGKGYSNADQFATGFKGQKGGRNSPTVINAAYNNFHFWDGRAGSLEEQALGPIANPIEMNLTLPEAVERINKIPGYKSQFQKIFGSDATEENIAKAIASYERTILCGDAPYDRFKAGDKKALSPEAQRGMELFFGRAACSSCHSGPNFTDNAFHNIGVGMDADKPDEGRKTISNLGGDTGSFKTPTLRDIAKSGPYMHDGSMKTLKEVVEHYNKGGVPNEFLDEEIFKLNLTPQEVDDLVTFMKEGLTSSNYPEHKMPELPK, from the coding sequence ATGGCGCTGGAAAAACAACGTAAATTCGTGCGAACCCTGATCGCAGGCGGAGCGGCCGCTCTGCTGATCCACGTCGGTACCGTCGCTGCGCAGGCAGAGGACTTCGTCATCGAAGTTCCCGCCGGTCTGCCCCCGGTTCCCTTCCCTGCAGACAACCCGCCGACCCCGGAAAAAATCGCGCTCGGCAAGCAGCTCTATTTCGACAAACGTCTTTCGCGGGACAACACCATCTCCTGTGCCAGCTGTCACGATCCCGGCAAGGGTTACAGCAACGCCGATCAGTTCGCGACCGGCTTTAAAGGCCAGAAGGGGGGCCGCAATTCCCCCACGGTGATCAACGCCGCCTACAACAACTTCCACTTCTGGGACGGACGTGCCGGCTCCCTGGAAGAGCAGGCACTCGGACCGATCGCCAACCCGATCGAAATGAACCTGACACTCCCGGAAGCTGTCGAACGGATCAATAAGATCCCCGGCTACAAATCACAGTTCCAGAAGATCTTCGGCTCCGATGCGACTGAAGAAAACATCGCCAAGGCCATCGCCTCTTACGAGCGGACCATTCTCTGCGGCGATGCTCCTTACGACCGTTTCAAAGCCGGTGACAAGAAAGCCCTTTCGCCCGAGGCCCAGCGGGGCATGGAACTCTTTTTCGGTCGGGCGGCCTGCAGTTCCTGTCACTCCGGTCCCAACTTTACTGACAACGCGTTTCACAACATCGGCGTGGGTATGGATGCGGACAAACCGGATGAAGGACGCAAGACCATCAGCAATCTCGGCGGCGATACCGGCAGCTTCAAAACGCCAACGCTGCGGGACATTGCCAAGTCCGGACCCTACATGCACGACGGCAGTATGAAGACTTTGAAAGAAGTCGTGGAACACTATAATAAAGGCGGTGTTCCCAACGAATTTCTCGATGAAGAGATTTTCAAGCTGAATTTAACACCGCAGGAAGTGGATGATCTGGTGACCTTCATGAAGGAAGGCCTGACCAGTTCGAATTATCCTGAGCATAAGATGCCCGAGTTACCCAAGTAA
- a CDS encoding DUF3810 domain-containing protein gives MNAALVTTTRLFLKRAWAGALLAVSALVLCPLMYRLVFAEPGRMFAQEDLFGVNIMYLILSSILFLAVGYNAIQGTHKICMGLPVRSTPIATWMMLATVSLVVVLQLVTNGAYRLLFFDAHWLSEYWPLLGPLLFMVTVILVSHAIYWGLYAVSLTRIVCWTCLVIGMCWWFVARYYPEGFQARAISWKHVTLSEFLTLLVVSVGAWYFGTREFARVRAGLAAHSPHWRRLQDWYESIVTGAATSGRSETLSVSTSLSRLHWRDGCQRTVLNCGMVAGVAVWVVNLITMTGFGSTLHQWADGFLVIVAVFGVLAAILSAFQIGESVCVPGRKEMKAFLATAPLSDREFSYTLFRNLVRSVVTIFLLTEAGLLMTIVTLLLVKGPALLDWNLVRVGGTLLIYGCIYLFAFWIIAANVISLFWTGRTRFIFGVIGSILAGFALIVGVGSYLSDAYSRQLVILSFSVFECFLLGVFLCVILLIWGGTAFAYLVACRKQLIRVSTVFAALVLWVVGVVIYFAFFARPPHPGYYYTDLFGQLTLVALCTLSLTPIATVPLALRWNRHR, from the coding sequence ATGAACGCCGCATTAGTTACGACTACCCGACTCTTTCTGAAACGGGCCTGGGCCGGTGCGCTGCTCGCGGTTTCGGCGCTGGTGCTCTGTCCGTTAATGTATCGGCTGGTATTCGCGGAGCCGGGGCGCATGTTTGCGCAGGAAGATCTGTTCGGCGTCAACATCATGTATCTGATTCTCTCGTCGATTCTCTTTCTGGCCGTCGGTTATAACGCCATCCAGGGCACCCATAAAATCTGTATGGGCCTGCCCGTGCGTTCCACGCCGATCGCCACCTGGATGATGCTGGCCACCGTCAGCCTCGTCGTCGTGCTGCAACTGGTCACTAACGGCGCCTATCGACTGCTGTTTTTCGATGCGCACTGGCTCTCCGAATACTGGCCCCTGTTAGGACCGCTGCTGTTCATGGTGACGGTAATCCTGGTCAGCCATGCGATTTACTGGGGCCTGTATGCCGTCAGTCTCACCCGCATTGTCTGCTGGACCTGCCTGGTCATCGGGATGTGCTGGTGGTTTGTGGCCCGCTACTACCCGGAAGGGTTTCAGGCACGCGCTATTTCCTGGAAACACGTCACGCTCTCCGAATTTCTGACTCTCCTGGTCGTCAGTGTGGGCGCCTGGTATTTCGGTACCAGGGAGTTTGCGCGGGTTCGCGCAGGACTTGCCGCTCATAGCCCGCACTGGCGCCGTTTACAAGACTGGTATGAATCGATCGTAACAGGCGCCGCAACCAGCGGCCGGTCCGAGACCCTTTCCGTCAGTACTTCACTCTCGCGACTGCACTGGCGCGATGGCTGTCAACGGACAGTGCTCAACTGTGGCATGGTGGCGGGAGTCGCGGTCTGGGTGGTCAACCTGATCACCATGACCGGCTTCGGTTCGACCTTGCATCAATGGGCCGATGGATTCCTGGTAATTGTCGCCGTCTTCGGCGTGCTGGCGGCCATCCTCTCCGCCTTCCAGATTGGCGAAAGTGTCTGCGTCCCGGGACGGAAAGAAATGAAAGCCTTCCTGGCGACCGCCCCTCTGTCGGATCGCGAGTTCAGTTACACCCTGTTCCGCAACCTCGTCAGGTCCGTGGTGACGATATTTCTATTGACCGAAGCAGGACTGCTGATGACCATCGTCACCCTCTTACTCGTGAAAGGGCCGGCACTGCTCGACTGGAATCTGGTCCGCGTGGGAGGCACCCTGCTGATCTACGGATGCATCTACCTCTTCGCCTTCTGGATCATCGCCGCGAATGTCATCTCCCTGTTCTGGACGGGGCGCACCCGGTTTATCTTTGGTGTCATCGGATCAATCCTGGCAGGCTTTGCCCTCATCGTCGGTGTCGGAAGTTATCTGAGCGACGCCTATTCTCGCCAGCTGGTGATCTTATCATTTTCGGTATTTGAATGCTTTCTGCTTGGAGTCTTCCTCTGTGTTATATTGTTAATCTGGGGAGGAACAGCATTCGCCTATCTTGTCGCCTGCCGCAAACAGCTGATTCGGGTCTCGACCGTATTCGCCGCCCTGGTGCTCTGGGTGGTCGGTGTCGTGATCTACTTCGCCTTTTTTGCTCGACCGCCGCATCCGGGTTACTATTACACGGATCTCTTCGGTCAACTCACGCTGGTCGCCCTCTGTACGCTTTCGCTGACGCCCATCGCCACTGTTCCGCTGGCCCTCCGCTGGAATCGGCACCGGTAA